The DNA segment GTGGCGTTGCGCACGCGGGTAACGCCTGCGACATCGCTCAGATGCACCTGACGCACCTGGCGTGTGGTTGGCTCGCTCACCATGTCTCCGGTAGGTCGTGCAGGCGGCTTTTTCGCGGTGATCGCTTGCGTGATGGTCACCCCCAGGCGGCGGATGACCCCGTTAGCACGCTCAGGCAGGGCAGCCACTTGTGCGGGCAACGTTACGTGGTTGAGATCCTTGCCTAGATCGGTCAGTGGTTGCGCCAGGCCGGCCGCTAGTCCTTCGTCAAGCCCCCACTGGGCCAGTTCGGTGGGCAAGCGTTCCAACGCCGCGTCCAGTCGACGCCGGGCCTCCGCGCGCCAGCCGTTCAGCAATGGCGTGAGTTCCAGTTCTGCCTGTGCCCTGTGGCTCTGCAACTGCTTCCAGACTTCCCGATCAGCGAAGTTGACTGCCTTCTCGGCCGCGCGGTACCCTGACAGCAGCAGCCGGATGGCGCTGCCAGGGTCCGTGCGATGCTCGATGGCCTCCAGCCGGTCCTTGAGCTGGCGTAGTTGAGTGAACGGAATGCCCTGCTGGGCCTGAAAGGCCGCGTGGGCTTCGATGGCCTGGTGGCCGGCCTCCAGGGTCTCGCGATCCGTGTGCACCTCGCGCACGCGGTGGATCGGGCTGGCCAGGGCCGTCACCTGCCGCCAGGCCTCCACGCCGTCGCTGAACTCCGCTGGCAGCGGCATCCCGGAGCCGGCAGCCCAGAGCTCCACACCGCCCGCTTTGGCCAGGATGGCGGCGGCCAGTTCGCCGGCCACGTCACTCAGCGCGGCCGGGGTCTCGTCAATGTTGCGCCGCTTGGCCAGGCGGATCAGGAACGCCCGTGTCTCTGTCAGAATTTCCGGCGCCACGTCCGTTTCTTCGAGCACCAGCTCGACCCGATCAAAGTTGTGGCTCACGCGCAATGCGTCAGCCAGCTCCCGGTCGGCGGGATTGGTGTAGGGCTTTTTGTTGATCAGCACCTTGACCGCCGCGGACCGCACCAATGCCGCCACACCGACGCGTACAGCGTTGGGATCCCAGCCATAGGGCGGCGCAGTCAGCGTCCCCAGGAGATCCTGGCCCAGCGTGCGCCGGCCGGCGTTCTGTTGAGTGGCCAGGGTGATGCGAATGGCGTCCAGGAGCGGACTGTGTGGGTCCACCTTGCCGCTCTTGTCGTACAACTTCAGCTCGCGCACCTCGGACGAGAGGGCTGCAACGCCCGCCAACACGTCAACAATGGCCTTCTGATCGTTGGTGATGCGCACCGGGACGCGATCAAACTTCGGATAAAGCACAGGCCAGAACGCCGCCAGCTCACCGCGCAGGGCCTCCCCGGGCGCTTGGCCTGGAACGACCGTCAACGCTCGGCTCGCGCCCCGAAAGACGACCCGGCCGGTCCGCAACCCGTCGCGCAACCCATCGAGCACCCGGTCGCGCAGCTTGGGCAGGTCGTTGGTCTCACGATCGTGGGCCAACTTGCGCGCCTCCTCCGACTTACGGTTGTCGCCCTTCCAGTTGCCGATCACCTCCTCCATCGCCAGGAAGCGCTCCAGGTCATCATCGAAGCTCCTGACGCGGCCGCTGAGGAAGAAGAGAGTATACTGCTCGTTCGGCAGCAGGCTGCGATTCTCCAGATCAGCCAGGGCTGTGCCCATCATCAGTTCCAGCGGCGTCGTGACCCGCAAAGCGATCGCTCCCTGCGTGCCCGGCGCCGCTGTTCCATCCACCTCCAGCCGGAAGGGAAAGTCGTGGTCGCGATAGCGGACGCGGTCGAACCCCAGCCATTCGCGCCAGTGGGCCTTGCCGTCGCCGTGGATGAACTGCTTCACCAGTCCCTGCTCGCGGTCCTGTTGCCGGAAGCGTCCCTCGACTGTGGACACCTCTTCCTCGAAAGTGCGCCGCTCGCCGGTCAGGAATTCATACTCCTCGCCGATGCGCGCCACCAGTTTGGCCTTGATCAACCGCTCCAGCTCCGGCTCGACGCGTGCCAGCACAGCCGGCAGGTCTTCGTCCGTATCCTGCACCAGCAGTCGGGCGATGTTATCGCGCGTGCGCGGGATGTAGGCCAGCTCGCGCACCAGGTAGAGCACCTCCGCCACCTGCGAGGTCAGATTGTTTGCCCCAGGCACCGCCGTACGAATGCGGGATAGCTCCGTGCGTACGTCCGGGCTGATCTCGCCCTCTCCGACCAGGTTGTGGTAGACCTCGTCGAAGCTGACCAGGGCGCCCACCGGCTCGTCCAGGTACCGCCGCCGTCCTGCCCGCAGGATATCCTGGGTGATCGCCAGCAAGGTGCGAGTAGACCCGCTCATCTGCTCGCCCCGTCCACCTTTGGAACGCAACGACTTCACGATTTCCGGGATCAGGTGTACCTGGTAGGGGAAGAAGGGGTAGTAAGTGGGGAACGAGTCCGCCGTGCAGGCGGGCAGCGCCTGGCTGGTATTCGCCAGCTCGCCCAGGCCGCGCAACACGCCGCCCCGGCTGGCATACAGCGCCTTGAGCTCATCCCGGCCATCCAGCTTCTTCCTCAGCAGGCGATCCTCCAGCACCAGCTCGATATTCTCAGTGGTCAACCCTGGTTTGAAGCGGAACCGGCCCTCGATACGCTTCATGTCGCCGTCCACGGCGTGGGCCTCCCTTGTAGATCGAACCCATGTCGCCATGCGTGGTCACGATGATCCAGATGCGGCCTTGGCCCTTCTCCCCCGCCGCCTCAACCAGGCCCTGGAGTTGGCTCAGCCGGCCCGAGCTGTTCTCGATCCACTGCCCCGACTCATCCAGAACCAGCAGGATGCGCTGCGGCTTGTGGGTCGCCTGCTCCCGTCGCTGCAGGTCGGCCAGAATCGTCTTGACCAGAAACTCAACATTGTAGATCTCGCCTTGTTCCGCATCTTTGAGCGCGCGTTCGACATCCGCCGTCGTGGGGAAGACCTCCGGCGCGACCTCACAGGCTGCCGCATAGAGGTGGATGCGGTAGAACGACAGGTTGCGCTCGACATCGGCCCACGGCTTTTTGGCGCGGCGCTCCACGGCCGCGTGCAGGTCGGCCAGCCGCCCCTGGCGGTCCAGCTCGGCCTCGATGACGCGAGCATAGATCAGATTGGCGCTGTAACCCAGGGAGAGATAATACTGCGAAAGCAGCAGGCCGGGCAGAGGGCGTCCTTTGCCGTCGGTCAACGTGTTCAGGTTGAACGCCAGCACCTGCGTCTGGCACTGATCCATACGGCTCAGGGAGCGCAGGATAGCTTTGCGGCGTGGCGCATCGGAGGGGACGCGCGCCGCAAAACGGTCGCAGGCCACTACCCCTTCCAGCTTGCGATTCTCGGCCAGCAGCGCGATGACCTTGGCCAGATGTGACTTGCCGGAGCCGAAGTAGCCGGAGATCCAGATGCCGATCTCGCCGGTCTGGGCCAGGAAGGTGTCGGTGTAGTGCTCGAGGATGTCATCAATGGTGCGTTCGATCAGCGGCGTGACCACGTAGCTGCCGATCTCGGCTGCCAGCTTGCGCTCGTCCGCCGTATCGCCCACCTTGATGACCGGCTCGATGCGCTCTTCAACTGCTGTTTGGAAAAGGTCGCCGATTCTCATGCCGCGCGCTCCTCTAAACCAGGTCTCCCCGGTACATGAACTCGTCCCGCAGCCCCAGGAAGGAATAGGTGCGTGTCTCGCGCACGTGGCCGGGGATCAGCACCACAACCGGCCCGTCGGGCATCGCGCCGGCGCAATCCCAGATGCACTGCATCACATCGCGCGGGCCGGCCGCCGGATAGAGCGCCGCCAGCCGCTCCAGGCTGATCACGGGCTTGCCAGCGCCCGGTTCGGCCAGACGCTCACGCACTGCTTCCGCCAGCGCATTCACCCATAACCGGCCCAACTCGGCCTGCGGGTCGGAGCCGGGCATGGGATCAGCCAGGGCCGAAACCACTTCCGCGGCGCCGATGTCGGCCAGGATCGCCTGGGTCACCTGAAGCGCGTCCACCTGGCGCACGTCAATCTCGGGGCGCAGGGCTGCCGTCTGTGTGTGCCACTCACGCAACACCGTCCCTTCCGCGTCGGGCGGATAGACCAACGCCAGGAAGGGAGCGCCCGTCTTCCGTCCGATGAAATCGTATCGGCTGCGCAGCCGCTCAATCGCCTCACCGATCTTCCAGCGCCAGTCTTGTGTCGTCATGGCTCGGCCCTCCACGCTTCCGGGGTCTCCAACACCACGGTGCCACCAACCTTCTCAAAGCGGATGCGTCGGGCTTGAGCCAGCCGGCCCAGCACATCGGCCACGTCTGACTCCTGGCACAGAAACAGCCGCCAGGTTGGATCGCGCACCACTTCGGCGCCGCGGAGCCCTTCAGCCGTGAGAATGTGCAGCAGATGCTCGGCCGTCGGCAGCGGCAGCACGGGCCGCACCAAAGCCTTATTGCGCGCGCCTGTCAACAGCCCGAAGTCTCGCAGGGAAGTGAGGATATTCTGCGCCAGTCGGACGCGTGTAGCCGACGCCAACCGGGCGACCTGTGGTTGCGTCTCCCCAGCCTGGTCTATCAGGCCGAAGAGGTCTTCGCTGGACACAGCAAGCTGCCTGGCCGACCATTTGGCCCACAGCGTCTGCGTAACGAAGTCATAGGTCAGATGATCCCGCAGCGCAAAGAGCAGATAGAGGAATGAGACGAACTCGCGGCTTTGCGGCCCGACCTGATAGGTTTCCTGTAGTTCGGTCAAGACCCACGGCGGCCCGGACAAGTAGGCATGGCTGATGACATCCCACATCCGTTCGCGGCTTGCTCGCGCCCGCTGCGGAAAGAGCGTCCCATCCAGCACCCTGGCACGCGCGCCCACAAGCGGCAGCCCCGAGGTCAACGCACCGATCAGGTTGCCAGCCTCGGCGATCATCGCGCCCTTGGTGATGTAGCGGCCGTTGTAGGGGCCAATGTCGCGCATCTGGGTCATCTTCATGTCACGGAATTTCGTGTGGCCAAGGCTGCGACCTGTCTACGGTAAGAAAAGACAAGGCCTCGAGTCCCGGCGTGTGGACTCGCGGCCTTATTTGCTCGTCAAAAACAACCGTGCTAAGCTGAAGACAGCGAAGCCCGGATCCTGGGACTGACAGGAGACGGGTGTGAAGCCGACCAGTTGACATCTGGTCGGCTTCATTGCTTGATTATGACTATTATACCGGCATAGGGGTAATAGCGCAAAGAGTTCCAATCATGGAATGTAGAGCGCTCCCCGCCGCGTCCCAAGGCATGATAGGGCGGTCAAGCCCCAGGTAAAAGCCGCGCATTCGGATGCGCGTAAAGGCTGTAGGCCA comes from the Candidatus Amarolinea dominans genome and includes:
- a CDS encoding DUF1819 family protein, which produces MKMTQMRDIGPYNGRYITKGAMIAEAGNLIGALTSGLPLVGARARVLDGTLFPQRARASRERMWDVISHAYLSGPPWVLTELQETYQVGPQSREFVSFLYLLFALRDHLTYDFVTQTLWAKWSARQLAVSSEDLFGLIDQAGETQPQVARLASATRVRLAQNILTSLRDFGLLTGARNKALVRPVLPLPTAEHLLHILTAEGLRGAEVVRDPTWRLFLCQESDVADVLGRLAQARRIRFEKVGGTVVLETPEAWRAEP